In Trifolium pratense cultivar HEN17-A07 linkage group LG7, ARS_RC_1.1, whole genome shotgun sequence, a genomic segment contains:
- the LOC123897016 gene encoding chaperone protein dnaJ 1, mitochondrial isoform X1 codes for MRRFTWLTPYRRHFLSSVASERDSFGKSFSSHRSLLLSRGKLSFFFFFFFGFLIKLIFLCILGLFGCNFDTKREEYLIPRIPFRYRYAYASAYSSCTERNYYQMLGVAENASRDEIKKAFHLLAKKYHPDANKNNPSAKKKFQDIREAYETLRDSKKRAEYDKIRANGSGNMEYSDNYDDAERFRNAYRTHFSDSFHKVFSEIFEEATTQFKSNIEVELSLTFSEAARGCTKHVSFDAAVPCDNCYGQGYPQNATPTVCPTCRGLGRVTIPPFTSTCITCKGSGRIIKEFCLSCGGSGVTEGIKEVKVTIPAGVDSADTIHVPEGGNAAGSGGRHGSLYIKIKVVEDPVFARDGADIYVESNISFTQAILGGEVEVPTLSGKMQVKIPKGVQPGQLLVFRGKGLPKHGFFVLNGDQYVRFRVNFPIAINERQRAILEEFAKEEINEGNSSTLDRNWWQQILEYTAGPKFMLELSMLILFLVFMNKMLS; via the exons ATGAGAAGGTTCACGTGGTTAACGCCG TATCGGCGCCATTTTCTTTCATCCGTTGCATCAGAACGAGATTCATTCGGAAAATCCTTCTCCTCTCATCGATCGTTATTACTTTCACGAGGtaagttaagttttttttttttttttttttttggttttttaattaaattaatttttttatgtatattagGTTTGTTTGGTTGCAATTTTGACACGAAAAGGGAGGAATATCTAATTCCGAGAATTCCATTCAGATATCGTTATGCTTACGCTTCAG CATATTCTTCTTGCACTGAACGAAACTATTATCAGATGCTTGGTGTTGCTGAAAATGCTAGTCGGGATGAGATAAAGAAGGCATTTCACTTG CTTGCTAAAAAGTACCATCCAGACGCGAATAAGAATAATCCATCAGCAAAGAAGAAATTTCAAGATATAAGAGAAGCTTATGAG ACATTGAGAGACTCTAAAAAGAGGGCAGAGTATGACAAG ATACGTGCTAATGGTTCTGGGAACATGGAATATAGTGACAATTATGATGATGCAGAAAGATTTAGAAATGCTTATCGTACtcatttttcagattcatttcATAAAGTATTCTCTGAG ATATTTGAAGAAGCAACAACTCAGTTCAAGTCAAATATAGAG GTGGAATTATCACTTACTTTCTCAGAAGCCGCTAGAGGATGCACCAAACATGTGTCATTTGATGCGGCAGTTCCCTGTGATAATTGCT ATGGACAAGGATATCCACAAAATGCTACCCCAACAGTTTGTCCAACATGCAGGGGCTTAGGTCGA GTTACCATCCCTCCATTTACATCAACATGCATTACTTGTAAAGGATCTGGCCGCATCATTAAG GAGTTTTGTTTGTCATGTGGAGGATCTGGGGTTACTGAAGGGATTAAAGAGGTTAAAGTTACGATACCAGCAG GCGTGGATTCAGCAGATACAATCCATGTGCCAGAAGGTGGGAATGCTGCTGGAAGTGGTGGTCGACATGGAAGtttatacattaaaataaag GTGGTCGAGGATCCAGTCTTTGCGAGGGATGGGGCAGATATCTATGTGGAATCTAATATTAGCTTTACACAG GCTATTCTTGGTGGCGAAGTTGAGGTGCCTACCTTATCAGGGAAGATGCAAGTAAAG ATACCAAAGGGTGTTCAACCAGGACAGCTGCTAGTATTTAGAGGCAAAG GACTGCCAAAACATGGGTTTTTTGTACTCAATGGGGATCAGTATGTGCGCTTCCGTGTAAACTTTCCCAT TGCAATCAATGAACGACAACGTGCTATACTTGAAGAATTTGCAAAGGAGGAAATAAACGAGGGAAATAGTTCAACACTTGACAGAAATTG GTGGCAGCAAATTCTTGAATACACGGCGGGTCCAAAGTTTATGCTGGAACTATCTATGCTGATATTATTCCTTGTCTTCATGAACAAAATGTTGAGCTGA
- the LOC123897016 gene encoding chaperone protein dnaJ 1, mitochondrial isoform X2, with protein sequence MRRFTWLTPYRRHFLSSVASERDSFGKSFSSHRSLLLSRGLFGCNFDTKREEYLIPRIPFRYRYAYASAYSSCTERNYYQMLGVAENASRDEIKKAFHLLAKKYHPDANKNNPSAKKKFQDIREAYETLRDSKKRAEYDKIRANGSGNMEYSDNYDDAERFRNAYRTHFSDSFHKVFSEIFEEATTQFKSNIEVELSLTFSEAARGCTKHVSFDAAVPCDNCYGQGYPQNATPTVCPTCRGLGRVTIPPFTSTCITCKGSGRIIKEFCLSCGGSGVTEGIKEVKVTIPAGVDSADTIHVPEGGNAAGSGGRHGSLYIKIKVVEDPVFARDGADIYVESNISFTQAILGGEVEVPTLSGKMQVKIPKGVQPGQLLVFRGKGLPKHGFFVLNGDQYVRFRVNFPIAINERQRAILEEFAKEEINEGNSSTLDRNWWQQILEYTAGPKFMLELSMLILFLVFMNKMLS encoded by the exons ATGAGAAGGTTCACGTGGTTAACGCCG TATCGGCGCCATTTTCTTTCATCCGTTGCATCAGAACGAGATTCATTCGGAAAATCCTTCTCCTCTCATCGATCGTTATTACTTTCACGAG GTTTGTTTGGTTGCAATTTTGACACGAAAAGGGAGGAATATCTAATTCCGAGAATTCCATTCAGATATCGTTATGCTTACGCTTCAG CATATTCTTCTTGCACTGAACGAAACTATTATCAGATGCTTGGTGTTGCTGAAAATGCTAGTCGGGATGAGATAAAGAAGGCATTTCACTTG CTTGCTAAAAAGTACCATCCAGACGCGAATAAGAATAATCCATCAGCAAAGAAGAAATTTCAAGATATAAGAGAAGCTTATGAG ACATTGAGAGACTCTAAAAAGAGGGCAGAGTATGACAAG ATACGTGCTAATGGTTCTGGGAACATGGAATATAGTGACAATTATGATGATGCAGAAAGATTTAGAAATGCTTATCGTACtcatttttcagattcatttcATAAAGTATTCTCTGAG ATATTTGAAGAAGCAACAACTCAGTTCAAGTCAAATATAGAG GTGGAATTATCACTTACTTTCTCAGAAGCCGCTAGAGGATGCACCAAACATGTGTCATTTGATGCGGCAGTTCCCTGTGATAATTGCT ATGGACAAGGATATCCACAAAATGCTACCCCAACAGTTTGTCCAACATGCAGGGGCTTAGGTCGA GTTACCATCCCTCCATTTACATCAACATGCATTACTTGTAAAGGATCTGGCCGCATCATTAAG GAGTTTTGTTTGTCATGTGGAGGATCTGGGGTTACTGAAGGGATTAAAGAGGTTAAAGTTACGATACCAGCAG GCGTGGATTCAGCAGATACAATCCATGTGCCAGAAGGTGGGAATGCTGCTGGAAGTGGTGGTCGACATGGAAGtttatacattaaaataaag GTGGTCGAGGATCCAGTCTTTGCGAGGGATGGGGCAGATATCTATGTGGAATCTAATATTAGCTTTACACAG GCTATTCTTGGTGGCGAAGTTGAGGTGCCTACCTTATCAGGGAAGATGCAAGTAAAG ATACCAAAGGGTGTTCAACCAGGACAGCTGCTAGTATTTAGAGGCAAAG GACTGCCAAAACATGGGTTTTTTGTACTCAATGGGGATCAGTATGTGCGCTTCCGTGTAAACTTTCCCAT TGCAATCAATGAACGACAACGTGCTATACTTGAAGAATTTGCAAAGGAGGAAATAAACGAGGGAAATAGTTCAACACTTGACAGAAATTG GTGGCAGCAAATTCTTGAATACACGGCGGGTCCAAAGTTTATGCTGGAACTATCTATGCTGATATTATTCCTTGTCTTCATGAACAAAATGTTGAGCTGA
- the LOC123897016 gene encoding chaperone protein dnaJ 1, mitochondrial isoform X3, translating to MRRFTWLTPYRRHFLSSVASERDSFGKSFSSHRSLLLSRGKLSFFFFFFFGFLIKLIFLCILGLFGCNFDTKREEYLIPRIPFRYRYAYASAYSSCTERNYYQMLGVAENASRDEIKKAFHLLAKKYHPDANKNNPSAKKKFQDIREAYETLRDSKKRAEYDKIRANGSGNMEYSDNYDDAERFRNAYRTHFSDSFHKVFSEIFEEATTQFKSNIEVELSLTFSEAARGCTKHVSFDAAVPCDNCYGQGYPQNATPTVCPTCRGLGRVTIPPFTSTCITCKGSGRIIKEFCLSCGGSGVTEGIKEVKVTIPAGVDSADTIHVPEGGNAAGSGGRHGSLYIKIKVVEDPVFARDGADIYVESNISFTQAILGGEVEVPTLSGKMQVKIPKGVQPGQLLVFRGKGLPKHGFFVLNGDQYVRFRVNFPIAINERQRAILEEFAKEEINEGNSSTLDRNWLYQQLSTG from the exons ATGAGAAGGTTCACGTGGTTAACGCCG TATCGGCGCCATTTTCTTTCATCCGTTGCATCAGAACGAGATTCATTCGGAAAATCCTTCTCCTCTCATCGATCGTTATTACTTTCACGAGGtaagttaagttttttttttttttttttttttggttttttaattaaattaatttttttatgtatattagGTTTGTTTGGTTGCAATTTTGACACGAAAAGGGAGGAATATCTAATTCCGAGAATTCCATTCAGATATCGTTATGCTTACGCTTCAG CATATTCTTCTTGCACTGAACGAAACTATTATCAGATGCTTGGTGTTGCTGAAAATGCTAGTCGGGATGAGATAAAGAAGGCATTTCACTTG CTTGCTAAAAAGTACCATCCAGACGCGAATAAGAATAATCCATCAGCAAAGAAGAAATTTCAAGATATAAGAGAAGCTTATGAG ACATTGAGAGACTCTAAAAAGAGGGCAGAGTATGACAAG ATACGTGCTAATGGTTCTGGGAACATGGAATATAGTGACAATTATGATGATGCAGAAAGATTTAGAAATGCTTATCGTACtcatttttcagattcatttcATAAAGTATTCTCTGAG ATATTTGAAGAAGCAACAACTCAGTTCAAGTCAAATATAGAG GTGGAATTATCACTTACTTTCTCAGAAGCCGCTAGAGGATGCACCAAACATGTGTCATTTGATGCGGCAGTTCCCTGTGATAATTGCT ATGGACAAGGATATCCACAAAATGCTACCCCAACAGTTTGTCCAACATGCAGGGGCTTAGGTCGA GTTACCATCCCTCCATTTACATCAACATGCATTACTTGTAAAGGATCTGGCCGCATCATTAAG GAGTTTTGTTTGTCATGTGGAGGATCTGGGGTTACTGAAGGGATTAAAGAGGTTAAAGTTACGATACCAGCAG GCGTGGATTCAGCAGATACAATCCATGTGCCAGAAGGTGGGAATGCTGCTGGAAGTGGTGGTCGACATGGAAGtttatacattaaaataaag GTGGTCGAGGATCCAGTCTTTGCGAGGGATGGGGCAGATATCTATGTGGAATCTAATATTAGCTTTACACAG GCTATTCTTGGTGGCGAAGTTGAGGTGCCTACCTTATCAGGGAAGATGCAAGTAAAG ATACCAAAGGGTGTTCAACCAGGACAGCTGCTAGTATTTAGAGGCAAAG GACTGCCAAAACATGGGTTTTTTGTACTCAATGGGGATCAGTATGTGCGCTTCCGTGTAAACTTTCCCAT TGCAATCAATGAACGACAACGTGCTATACTTGAAGAATTTGCAAAGGAGGAAATAAACGAGGGAAATAGTTCAACACTTGACAGAAATTG GCTTTATCAGCAGCTATCTACTGGTTGA
- the LOC123897016 gene encoding chaperone protein dnaJ 1, mitochondrial isoform X4, with protein MRRFTWLTPYRRHFLSSVASERDSFGKSFSSHRSLLLSRGLFGCNFDTKREEYLIPRIPFRYRYAYASAYSSCTERNYYQMLGVAENASRDEIKKAFHLLAKKYHPDANKNNPSAKKKFQDIREAYETLRDSKKRAEYDKIRANGSGNMEYSDNYDDAERFRNAYRTHFSDSFHKVFSEIFEEATTQFKSNIEVELSLTFSEAARGCTKHVSFDAAVPCDNCYGQGYPQNATPTVCPTCRGLGRVTIPPFTSTCITCKGSGRIIKEFCLSCGGSGVTEGIKEVKVTIPAGVDSADTIHVPEGGNAAGSGGRHGSLYIKIKVVEDPVFARDGADIYVESNISFTQAILGGEVEVPTLSGKMQVKIPKGVQPGQLLVFRGKGLPKHGFFVLNGDQYVRFRVNFPIAINERQRAILEEFAKEEINEGNSSTLDRNWLYQQLSTG; from the exons ATGAGAAGGTTCACGTGGTTAACGCCG TATCGGCGCCATTTTCTTTCATCCGTTGCATCAGAACGAGATTCATTCGGAAAATCCTTCTCCTCTCATCGATCGTTATTACTTTCACGAG GTTTGTTTGGTTGCAATTTTGACACGAAAAGGGAGGAATATCTAATTCCGAGAATTCCATTCAGATATCGTTATGCTTACGCTTCAG CATATTCTTCTTGCACTGAACGAAACTATTATCAGATGCTTGGTGTTGCTGAAAATGCTAGTCGGGATGAGATAAAGAAGGCATTTCACTTG CTTGCTAAAAAGTACCATCCAGACGCGAATAAGAATAATCCATCAGCAAAGAAGAAATTTCAAGATATAAGAGAAGCTTATGAG ACATTGAGAGACTCTAAAAAGAGGGCAGAGTATGACAAG ATACGTGCTAATGGTTCTGGGAACATGGAATATAGTGACAATTATGATGATGCAGAAAGATTTAGAAATGCTTATCGTACtcatttttcagattcatttcATAAAGTATTCTCTGAG ATATTTGAAGAAGCAACAACTCAGTTCAAGTCAAATATAGAG GTGGAATTATCACTTACTTTCTCAGAAGCCGCTAGAGGATGCACCAAACATGTGTCATTTGATGCGGCAGTTCCCTGTGATAATTGCT ATGGACAAGGATATCCACAAAATGCTACCCCAACAGTTTGTCCAACATGCAGGGGCTTAGGTCGA GTTACCATCCCTCCATTTACATCAACATGCATTACTTGTAAAGGATCTGGCCGCATCATTAAG GAGTTTTGTTTGTCATGTGGAGGATCTGGGGTTACTGAAGGGATTAAAGAGGTTAAAGTTACGATACCAGCAG GCGTGGATTCAGCAGATACAATCCATGTGCCAGAAGGTGGGAATGCTGCTGGAAGTGGTGGTCGACATGGAAGtttatacattaaaataaag GTGGTCGAGGATCCAGTCTTTGCGAGGGATGGGGCAGATATCTATGTGGAATCTAATATTAGCTTTACACAG GCTATTCTTGGTGGCGAAGTTGAGGTGCCTACCTTATCAGGGAAGATGCAAGTAAAG ATACCAAAGGGTGTTCAACCAGGACAGCTGCTAGTATTTAGAGGCAAAG GACTGCCAAAACATGGGTTTTTTGTACTCAATGGGGATCAGTATGTGCGCTTCCGTGTAAACTTTCCCAT TGCAATCAATGAACGACAACGTGCTATACTTGAAGAATTTGCAAAGGAGGAAATAAACGAGGGAAATAGTTCAACACTTGACAGAAATTG GCTTTATCAGCAGCTATCTACTGGTTGA